Proteins encoded together in one Mauremys reevesii isolate NIE-2019 linkage group 11, ASM1616193v1, whole genome shotgun sequence window:
- the LOC120374724 gene encoding tubulin alpha-4A chain: protein MRECISVHVGQAGVQMGNTCWELYCLEHGIQPDGQMPSEKTIGGGDDSFTTFFCETGAGKHVPRAIFVDLEPTVIDEIRTGIYRQLFHPEQLITGKEDAANNYARGHYTIGKEIIDQVLDRIRKLADQCTGLQGFLVFHSFGGGTGSGFTSLLMERLSVDYGKKSKLEFAIYPAPQVSTAVVEPYNSILTTHTTLEHSDCAFMVDNEAIYDICRRNLDIERPTYTNLNRLISQIVSSITASLRFDGALNVDLTEFQTNLVPYPRIHFPLATYAPVISAEKAYHEQLSVAEITNSCFEPANQMVKCDPRHGKYMACCLLYRGDVVPKDVNAAIAAIKTKRSIQFVDWCPTGFKVGINYQPPTAVPGGDLAKVQRAVCMLSNTTAIAEAWARLDHKFDLMYAKRAFVHWYVGEGMEEGEFSEAREDMAALEKDYEEVGLDSYEDEEEGEEY from the exons ATG CGTGAATGTATCTCAGTCCATGTCGGCCAGGCTGGCGTCCAGATGGGCAACACCTGCTGGGAGCTGTACTGCCTGGAGCACGGCATCCAGCCGGACGGGCAGATGCCCAGCGAGAAGACCATTGGGGGAGGGGACGACTCCTTCACCACCTTCTTCTGTGAGACGGGCGCCGGGAAGCACGTCCCCAGGGCGATCTTCGTGGACCTGGAGCCCACCGTGATCG ATGAGATTCGGACCGGCATCTACCGCCAGCTCTTCCACCCGGAGCAGCTCATCACGGGCAAGGAAGATGCTGCCAATAACTATGCCCGTGGGCACTACACCATCGGCAAGGAGATCATCGACCAAGTGCTGGACAGGATCCGGAAGCTG GCCGACCAGTGCACGGGGCTCCAGGGCTTCCTGGTCTTCCACAGCTTTGGGGGTGGCACCGGCTCCGGATTCACCTCCCTGCTGATGGAGCGTCTCTCCGTTGATTATGGCAAGAAGTCCAAGCTGGAGTTCGCCATCTACCCAGCGCCTCAGGTCTCCACCGCGGTGGTGGAGCCCTACAACTCCATCCTGACCACCCACACCACCCTGGAGCACTCAGACTGTGCCTTCATGGTAGACAACGAGGCCATCTACGACATCTGCCGCAGGAACCTGGACATCGAGCGCCCCACCTACACCAACCTCAACCGCCTTATTAGCCAGATCGTGTCCTCCATCACCGCCTCCCTCCGATTCGATGGTGCCCTCAATGTGGATCTGACCGAGTTCCAGACCAACCTGGTTCCCTACCCCCGTATCCACTTCCCGCTGGCCACCTACGCCCCCGTCATCTCTGCAGAGAAGGCCTATCATGAGCAGCTGTCTGTGGCTGAGATCACAAACTCTTGCTTTGAGCCAGCCAACCAGATGGTGAAGTGTGACCCCCGCCATGGCAAATACATGGCCTGCTGCCTCTTGTACCGCGGGGACGTGGTACCCAAAGACGTCAATGCTGCTATTGCAGCCATCAAAACCAAGCGCAGCATCCAGTTCGTAGACTGGTGCCCAACTGGCTTCAAGGTTGGTATCAACTACCAGCCCCCGACTGCCGTTCCCGGTGGCGACCTGGCCAAGGTGCAGCGGGCCGTGTGCATGCTGAGCAACACCACGGCCATTGCCGAGGCCTGGGCTCGGCTGGACCACAAGTTTGACCTGATGTATGCCAAGCGGGCCTTCGTGCACTGGTACGTGGGAGAGGGCATGGAGGAGGGGGAGTTCTCTGAGGCCCGGGAGGACATGGCTGCCCTGGAGAAGGATTACGAGGAGGTGGGCCTGGACTCCTATgaggatgaagaggagggagaggagtaCTGA
- the STK16 gene encoding serine/threonine-protein kinase 16 isoform X1 codes for MGHALCACARGSLSIEGQRYLLLQRLGEGGFSYVDLVEGLQDGRFYALKRILCHDKEDRREALREVEMHGLFEHPNILRLEAHCMVEKGPKHEAWLLLPFLRRGTLWSEVEALRDKGTFLPEERIVPILLGICRGLEAIHGKGYAHRDLKPTNVLLDDEEQPVLMDLGSMNQARIEVKSSREAMALQDWAAQRCTISYRAPELFTVESQCVIDERTDIWSLGCVLYCMMFGEGPYDLIFQKGDSVALAVQNQLRVPASGRYSAALEHLLSSMMAVNPQDRPHVCHILDQLEGLQPAPRGQDTTRI; via the exons GGGCTTCAGCTACGTGGACTTGGTGGAGGGGCTGCAGGACGGCCGTTTCTACGCCCTGAAGCGCATCCTGTGCCATGACAAGGAGGACCGCCGGGAAGCCCTGCGCGAGGTGGAGATGCACGGCCTCTTCGAGCACCCCAACATCCTGCGGCTCGAGGCCCACTGCATGGTGGAGAAAGGGCCCAAGCACgaggcctggctgctgctgccctttCTCAGG AGAGGGACCCTGTGGAGCGAGGTGGAAGCTCTGCGAGACAAAGGCACCTTCCTGCCCGAGGAGCGGATTGTCCCCATTCTCCTTGGCATCTGCCGGGGGCTGGAGGCCATTCATGGCAAGGGCTATGCACACAG AGACCTGAAGCCCACCAACGTGCTGCTGGATGACGAGGAGCAGCCCGTGCTGATGGACCTGGGCTCCATGAACCAGGCCCGCATCGAGGTCAAGAGCTCCCGGGAGGCCATGGCGTTGCAG GACTGGGCGGCCCAGCGCTGCACCATCTCCTACCGGGCACCGGAGCTCTTCACCGTGGAGAGTCAGTGCGTCATCGACGAGCGAACAGACATCTGG TCCCTAGGCTGCGTGCTGTACTGCATGATGTTCGGCGAGGGCCCCTATGACCTCATCTTCCAGAAGGGTGACAGCGTGGCTCTGGCCGTGCAGAACCAGCTCCGCGTGCCGGCCAGTGGCAG GTACTCCGCTGCCCTGGAGCACCTGCTCTCCTCCATGATGGCAGTGAACCCTCAGGACCGGCCCCACGTCTGCCACATACTTGACCAGCTGGAGGGGCTGCAGCCAGCACCAAGGGGCCAGGACACCACCCGGATCTGA
- the STK16 gene encoding serine/threonine-protein kinase 16 isoform X2, translating to MHGLFEHPNILRLEAHCMVEKGPKHEAWLLLPFLRRGTLWSEVEALRDKGTFLPEERIVPILLGICRGLEAIHGKGYAHRDLKPTNVLLDDEEQPVLMDLGSMNQARIEVKSSREAMALQDWAAQRCTISYRAPELFTVESQCVIDERTDIWSLGCVLYCMMFGEGPYDLIFQKGDSVALAVQNQLRVPASGRYSAALEHLLSSMMAVNPQDRPHVCHILDQLEGLQPAPRGQDTTRI from the exons ATGCACGGCCTCTTCGAGCACCCCAACATCCTGCGGCTCGAGGCCCACTGCATGGTGGAGAAAGGGCCCAAGCACgaggcctggctgctgctgccctttCTCAGG AGAGGGACCCTGTGGAGCGAGGTGGAAGCTCTGCGAGACAAAGGCACCTTCCTGCCCGAGGAGCGGATTGTCCCCATTCTCCTTGGCATCTGCCGGGGGCTGGAGGCCATTCATGGCAAGGGCTATGCACACAG AGACCTGAAGCCCACCAACGTGCTGCTGGATGACGAGGAGCAGCCCGTGCTGATGGACCTGGGCTCCATGAACCAGGCCCGCATCGAGGTCAAGAGCTCCCGGGAGGCCATGGCGTTGCAG GACTGGGCGGCCCAGCGCTGCACCATCTCCTACCGGGCACCGGAGCTCTTCACCGTGGAGAGTCAGTGCGTCATCGACGAGCGAACAGACATCTGG TCCCTAGGCTGCGTGCTGTACTGCATGATGTTCGGCGAGGGCCCCTATGACCTCATCTTCCAGAAGGGTGACAGCGTGGCTCTGGCCGTGCAGAACCAGCTCCGCGTGCCGGCCAGTGGCAG GTACTCCGCTGCCCTGGAGCACCTGCTCTCCTCCATGATGGCAGTGAACCCTCAGGACCGGCCCCACGTCTGCCACATACTTGACCAGCTGGAGGGGCTGCAGCCAGCACCAAGGGGCCAGGACACCACCCGGATCTGA